One window from the genome of Nicotiana sylvestris chromosome 9, ASM39365v2, whole genome shotgun sequence encodes:
- the LOC138878681 gene encoding uncharacterized mitochondrial protein AtMg00240-like — protein MELISETGLSGFKPVTTLMELNHKLTTVDYDNHVGSTGDRILEDAGSYQKLIGRLLYLTITRPDISFDVQVLSQFMQNPKQSHMDAALRVVRCIKGSPGLGILLKKGETYNLIVFCDSDWAACPNTRRSTTWYIVKLGDSLLSWKSMKQKTISRSRISKHGSNYCISSMDGWIAGGIGQQCDQTYTSTL, from the coding sequence ATGGAGCTCATCTCAGAGACTGGTTTGAGTGGATTCAAGCCAGTTACAACTCTAATGGAACTCAATCATAAGTTGACAACTGTGGACTATGACAACCATGTTGGAAGCACAGGAGATAGAATACTAGAGGATGCTGGAAGCTATCAAAAATTGATAGGAAGATTGCTTTACTTAACCATCACAAGACCAGATATAAGTTTTGATGTGCAAGTGTTAAGTCAATTCATGCAGAATCCTAAGCAATCGCATATGGATGCAGCCTTGAGAGTGGTGAGATGTATCAAGGGATCTCCAGGATTGGGTATTTTACTAAAAAAGGGTGAGACATATAACCTGATAGTATTTTGCGACTCAGATTGGGCAGCTTGCCCTAATACTAGAAGGTCGACCACATGGTATATAGTTAAACTAGGGGATTCCTTGTTGTCCTGGAAATCCATGAAGCAAAAAACAATCAGCAGAAGCAGAATATCAAAGCATGGCAGCAACTATTGCATAAGCAGTATGGATGGTTGGATTGCTGGAGGAATTGGGCAACAATGTGATCAAACCTATACATCTACATTGTGA